A single window of Brevundimonas naejangsanensis DNA harbors:
- a CDS encoding dihydroorotase has translation MIQTYDLIVRGGEVANHAGRGRADVGVIDGRIAFIGDLSQASAGEVFDATGLTVLPGVIDTQVHFREPGLEWKEDLETGSRAAALGGVVAVFEMPNTNPNTTDPDTMADKLARAKDRMWTDHAFYVGGTHENAEHLADLERLPGCCGVKVFMGASTGDLLIADDEGVRKVLSNVRRRATFHSEDEYRLVERRNLARTGDWTSHPEVRDAESAIMSTRRLVGLAKETGARIHVLHVTTRDEMEFLRFHKDVATVEITPQHLTLVAPEAYQRLGAYAQMNPPIRSQEHVDALWLWGMQQGVADVLGSDHAPHTKEEKSKPYPASPSGMPGVQTLVPLMLTHVANGRLSLERFIDLTSGGAQRVFGTANKGRMAVSYDADLTIVDLKAKKTISHDQQATRCGWTPFDGFEATGWPVATIVRGRVVMKDGELIGQAHGQPVRFQETLAG, from the coding sequence ATGATCCAGACCTATGACCTGATCGTTCGGGGCGGCGAAGTCGCCAACCACGCCGGGCGCGGCCGGGCCGACGTCGGCGTCATCGACGGGCGCATCGCCTTCATCGGCGACCTGAGCCAAGCCTCAGCCGGAGAGGTGTTCGACGCGACGGGCCTGACCGTCCTGCCCGGCGTCATCGACACCCAGGTCCACTTCCGAGAGCCGGGGCTGGAGTGGAAGGAAGACCTGGAGACCGGCAGCCGCGCGGCGGCCCTGGGCGGCGTCGTCGCCGTGTTCGAGATGCCGAACACCAATCCCAACACGACCGATCCCGACACCATGGCCGACAAGCTGGCGCGGGCGAAGGACCGGATGTGGACCGACCACGCCTTCTACGTCGGCGGCACGCATGAAAACGCCGAGCATCTGGCCGACCTGGAGCGCCTGCCGGGCTGCTGCGGGGTCAAGGTCTTCATGGGCGCCTCGACCGGCGACCTGCTGATCGCCGACGACGAGGGCGTGCGCAAGGTGCTGTCGAACGTGCGCCGCCGCGCCACCTTCCATTCCGAGGACGAATACCGACTGGTCGAGCGCCGCAACCTGGCCCGCACTGGCGACTGGACCAGCCACCCCGAAGTCCGCGACGCCGAGAGCGCCATCATGTCCACGCGCCGCCTGGTCGGGCTAGCCAAGGAGACGGGCGCCCGCATCCACGTCCTGCACGTCACGACGCGCGACGAGATGGAGTTCCTGCGCTTCCACAAGGATGTCGCCACCGTCGAGATCACGCCCCAGCACCTGACGCTGGTGGCACCCGAGGCCTATCAGCGCCTCGGCGCCTACGCCCAGATGAACCCGCCGATCCGGTCGCAGGAGCATGTCGACGCCCTGTGGCTGTGGGGGATGCAGCAGGGCGTGGCCGACGTGCTGGGCTCCGACCACGCGCCGCACACCAAGGAAGAAAAGTCCAAGCCCTATCCGGCCTCGCCGTCGGGCATGCCGGGGGTGCAGACCTTGGTGCCGCTGATGCTGACCCATGTGGCGAACGGGCGGCTGTCGCTGGAGCGCTTCATCGACCTTACCTCCGGCGGGGCGCAGCGGGTGTTCGGCACGGCCAACAAGGGGCGCATGGCCGTCAGCTATGACGCCGACCTGACCATCGTCGACCTGAAGGCGAAGAAGACGATCAGCCACGACCAGCAGGCCACGCGTTGCGGCTGGACCCCCTTCGACGGCTTCGAGGCGACGGGCTGGCCGGTGGCCACCATCGTGCGCGGCCGGGTGGTGATGAAGGACGGCGAACTGATCGGCCAGGCCCACGGCCAGCCGGTGCGGTTCCAGGAAACGCTGGCGGGGTGA
- a CDS encoding alpha/beta hydrolase: MLTLAAALLLSPVSTPVELASTPAPLHGTLLTPESQTRAAAVIIAGSGPTDRDGNSPLGVNGGVLRQLAEGLAGRGIATVRIDKRGVGESAPAATSEASLTLDNYIDDAKAWAALAAQKTGAACVWLIGHSEGALIAQAAAADNPGVCGLVLLSPVGVRANVELRRQIEPKLPPAIKSEVDHIMSELEAGRTVPETPPYLAALFRPSIQPYLISYFAADPQALIAQYQRPVLLGHGSTDIQVTPENSQTLVAAQPKAERIIFEGLNHVLRQAPSDPAGNAATYGDASIPLGAAVVPAVADFILKTR, translated from the coding sequence ATGCTGACCCTCGCCGCCGCCCTTTTGCTCTCGCCGGTCTCCACGCCGGTCGAACTGGCTTCGACGCCCGCGCCCCTGCACGGAACCCTGCTGACGCCTGAAAGCCAGACGCGCGCCGCCGCCGTCATCATCGCCGGATCCGGACCGACGGATCGCGACGGAAACAGTCCGCTGGGCGTAAACGGCGGCGTCCTGCGCCAACTGGCCGAAGGGCTGGCCGGGCGGGGGATCGCCACCGTCCGCATCGACAAGCGCGGCGTCGGGGAGAGCGCCCCCGCAGCAACCAGCGAGGCGAGCCTGACGCTCGACAACTACATCGACGACGCCAAGGCCTGGGCGGCCCTGGCGGCCCAGAAGACGGGCGCCGCCTGCGTCTGGCTGATCGGCCATTCGGAAGGCGCCCTGATCGCCCAGGCGGCGGCAGCGGACAATCCGGGCGTCTGCGGCCTAGTGCTGCTGTCGCCGGTCGGCGTGCGCGCCAATGTCGAACTGCGCCGCCAGATCGAGCCCAAACTGCCGCCCGCCATCAAATCAGAAGTCGATCACATCATGAGCGAACTGGAGGCCGGTCGCACCGTCCCAGAGACGCCGCCCTATCTGGCCGCCCTGTTCCGCCCGTCGATCCAGCCTTATCTGATCTCCTATTTCGCCGCAGATCCGCAGGCGCTGATCGCGCAGTACCAGCGCCCGGTGCTGCTGGGTCATGGCTCGACCGATATTCAGGTGACCCCCGAAAACAGCCAGACCCTGGTCGCCGCGCAGCCCAAGGCTGAACGGATCATCTTCGAAGGCCTGAATCACGTCCTGCGTCAGGCGCCGTCCGACCCCGCCGGGAACGCCGCCACCTATGGCGACGCCTCGATCCCGCTGGGCGCAGCCGTGGTTCCTGCGGTGGCGGACTTCATCCTGAAGACCCGCTAG
- a CDS encoding Lrp/AsnC family transcriptional regulator: MQENADLDSFDRRLLALVRRDNLQPARVLADTVGLSESAVSRRLRRLRDEGIIIADVAVVDPARLARVLTMHVLVEMEREGTAVLDALIDKLTARPEVQAAWYVTGDTDLILYVVVPTMEAYEVFTREMLNDDARVRAFKTLISIREVLPFDPARRALAR, encoded by the coding sequence ATGCAAGAAAACGCCGACCTCGATTCCTTTGACCGTCGCCTGCTGGCCCTGGTGCGCCGCGACAACCTCCAGCCTGCGCGGGTGCTGGCGGACACGGTCGGCCTGTCGGAATCGGCGGTGTCGCGACGGTTGCGGCGGCTGCGCGACGAAGGGATCATCATCGCCGATGTCGCCGTGGTCGATCCGGCCCGGCTGGCGCGCGTCCTGACCATGCATGTCCTAGTCGAGATGGAGCGCGAGGGTACGGCGGTTCTGGACGCCCTGATCGACAAGCTGACCGCTCGTCCCGAGGTGCAGGCGGCCTGGTATGTGACCGGCGACACCGACCTGATCCTGTATGTCGTGGTGCCGACGATGGAGGCCTATGAAGTCTTCACCCGGGAAATGCTGAACGACGACGCCCGGGTGCGCGCGTTCAAGACGCTGATTTCAATCAGGGAAGTTCTGCCGTTCGACCCTGCGCGACGGGCGCTGGCGCGATGA
- the fliI gene encoding flagellar protein export ATPase FliI, producing the protein MRNLVAAVEAIDPLVVTGKVAGVSGLLIESRGGLSRLAVGARAEIERRGQPPLPAEVVGFREAKALLMPFGPVEGVAPGADIKIINAAASVRPTTAWLGRIIDSFGEPIDGLGPLTPGLVPYPLRAPPPPAHSRGRVGQRLDLGVRAMDVFTTTSRGQRLGIFAGSGVGKSVLLSMLARQATCDVVVVGLIGERGREVREFIEETLGEEGLKRAVVVVATSDEPALKRRQAAYMTMAVAEFFRDQGLEVLCLMDSVTRFAMAQREIGLAAGEPPTTKGYTPTVFTELPKLLERAGPGPIRPDGTEAGPITALFTVLVDGGDHDEPIADAVRGILDGHIVMDRKIAERGRFPAIDVLKSVSRTMPGNQSPPERELNRRARQCLSAYSNMEELIRIGAYRTGADPIVDRAIALNPALEGFLTQDKDDATRLNDSFDRLETILNQGMVDQ; encoded by the coding sequence TTGCGTAATCTCGTCGCCGCCGTCGAAGCGATCGACCCGCTGGTCGTCACCGGCAAGGTGGCGGGCGTCAGCGGCCTGCTGATCGAGTCGCGCGGCGGCCTGTCGCGCCTCGCCGTCGGCGCCCGCGCCGAGATCGAGCGACGCGGCCAGCCGCCCCTGCCCGCCGAGGTCGTCGGTTTCCGCGAGGCCAAGGCCCTGCTGATGCCCTTCGGCCCGGTCGAGGGCGTGGCGCCGGGCGCCGATATCAAGATCATCAACGCCGCCGCCAGCGTGCGCCCGACGACGGCTTGGCTGGGCCGCATCATCGATTCCTTCGGCGAGCCGATCGACGGCCTGGGGCCGCTGACGCCGGGCCTTGTCCCCTACCCCTTGCGCGCCCCGCCGCCGCCCGCTCATTCGCGCGGCCGGGTGGGCCAGCGGCTGGACCTGGGGGTGCGGGCGATGGACGTCTTCACCACCACCAGCCGGGGCCAGCGCTTGGGCATCTTCGCCGGTTCGGGCGTGGGCAAGTCGGTGCTGCTGTCCATGCTGGCGCGCCAGGCGACGTGTGACGTCGTGGTGGTCGGCCTGATCGGCGAGCGGGGCCGCGAGGTCCGCGAGTTCATCGAAGAGACCCTGGGCGAAGAAGGTCTGAAACGCGCCGTCGTCGTCGTGGCCACCAGCGACGAACCGGCGCTGAAACGGCGCCAGGCCGCCTATATGACCATGGCCGTGGCCGAGTTCTTCCGCGACCAGGGGCTGGAGGTGCTGTGCCTGATGGACAGCGTCACCCGTTTCGCCATGGCCCAGCGCGAGATCGGCCTGGCCGCAGGCGAGCCGCCGACCACCAAGGGCTACACCCCCACCGTCTTCACCGAACTGCCCAAGCTGCTGGAGCGCGCCGGCCCCGGCCCGATCCGCCCGGACGGCACGGAGGCGGGACCGATCACTGCCCTGTTCACCGTTCTGGTGGACGGCGGCGACCATGACGAGCCGATCGCCGACGCCGTGCGCGGCATTCTGGACGGCCACATCGTCATGGACCGCAAGATCGCCGAGCGCGGCCGCTTCCCCGCCATCGACGTGCTCAAGTCCGTTAGCCGCACCATGCCCGGCAACCAGTCCCCGCCCGAGCGCGAACTGAACCGCCGCGCGCGCCAGTGCCTGAGCGCCTATTCCAACATGGAAGAACTGATCCGCATCGGCGCCTATCGCACCGGGGCGGACCCCATCGTCGACCGCGCCATCGCCCTGAACCCGGCCCTGGAAGGCTTCTTGACCCAGGACAAGGACGACGCGACGCGCCTGAACGACAGTTTCGACAGACTTGAAACCATCCTGAACCAGGGCATGGTGGACCAATGA
- a CDS encoding methyl-accepting chemotaxis protein has product MFSAGRRQKRATNIERLEELDRRMAAIGRSQAVIEFDLDGTIRDANENLLQTMGYGMDEIRGQHHRMFVDPAEAASAEYLAFWRELNEGRFVARKFRRIAKGGREVWLEASYNPVLDEAGRPLKVVKLAVDITEAEQAAQRAEQGRLAAEAAQARLVGALAEQLSRLSDGDLTAAIEQDMDGAHQAVKADFNGAVSSLRTALEKVLSAVTTLRGGSDEISQASDDLSRRTEQQAASLEETAAALDQITATVQRSAEGARQAASVAAKAHAEAGRSGEVMRRAVTAMDGISRRSSEISDIVGVIDEIAFQTNLLALNAGVEAARAGDSGRGFAVVASEVRALAQRSAEAAKEIKALISASSAEVAQGVELVAETGRALGTIAEQVNEMDGLVAEIAASAQEQASGLGQVNQAVNQMDQVTQQNAAMVEQTTAAAANLKTEAEHLAELVGRFRTGAEGGVVRALKAYGGPPPALEAQRARLRAVVNGPAADEWTEF; this is encoded by the coding sequence ATGTTCAGTGCAGGTCGTCGACAAAAACGGGCTACGAATATTGAGCGGCTTGAGGAACTGGATCGTCGGATGGCGGCGATCGGGCGGTCCCAGGCCGTGATCGAGTTCGACCTTGACGGCACGATCCGCGACGCCAACGAAAACCTGCTCCAGACCATGGGCTACGGCATGGATGAAATCCGGGGACAGCATCACCGGATGTTCGTGGACCCGGCCGAGGCGGCGTCGGCCGAGTATCTAGCCTTCTGGCGAGAGTTGAACGAGGGGCGCTTCGTCGCCCGCAAATTCCGCCGCATCGCCAAGGGCGGGCGCGAGGTCTGGCTGGAAGCGTCCTACAATCCCGTGCTGGACGAGGCGGGGCGACCGCTGAAGGTGGTCAAGCTGGCCGTCGACATCACTGAAGCCGAACAGGCCGCCCAGCGGGCCGAGCAGGGGCGCCTGGCGGCCGAGGCGGCGCAGGCTCGACTGGTCGGCGCCCTGGCGGAACAGCTTTCTCGCCTGTCAGACGGCGATCTGACGGCCGCTATCGAACAGGATATGGACGGCGCCCATCAGGCGGTGAAGGCGGACTTCAACGGCGCTGTGTCCAGCCTCAGGACTGCGCTTGAAAAGGTCCTGTCGGCGGTGACGACCCTGCGGGGCGGCTCGGACGAGATCAGTCAGGCGTCGGACGACCTGTCGCGACGCACCGAACAACAGGCGGCCAGTCTGGAAGAGACCGCGGCGGCGCTGGACCAGATCACCGCCACTGTCCAGCGCAGCGCCGAGGGCGCCCGGCAGGCGGCCTCCGTCGCCGCCAAGGCCCATGCCGAAGCCGGGCGATCGGGCGAGGTCATGCGTCGGGCGGTGACGGCGATGGACGGCATCAGCCGCCGCTCATCCGAGATCAGCGACATCGTCGGGGTGATCGACGAGATCGCCTTCCAGACCAACCTGCTGGCGCTGAACGCCGGGGTTGAGGCGGCGCGGGCCGGCGACAGCGGGCGCGGGTTCGCCGTGGTGGCGTCCGAGGTGCGGGCGCTGGCCCAGCGATCGGCTGAGGCGGCCAAGGAAATCAAGGCGCTGATCTCCGCTTCCAGCGCCGAGGTGGCGCAGGGCGTCGAACTGGTCGCCGAGACCGGCCGCGCGCTGGGGACCATCGCCGAACAGGTCAATGAGATGGACGGCCTGGTCGCCGAAATCGCCGCCTCAGCCCAGGAGCAGGCTTCGGGTCTGGGCCAGGTCAATCAGGCGGTGAACCAGATGGATCAGGTCACGCAACAGAACGCCGCCATGGTCGAGCAGACCACGGCCGCCGCCGCCAACCTAAAGACCGAGGCCGAGCATCTGGCCGAACTGGTCGGGCGGTTCCGCACGGGCGCCGAAGGCGGCGTGGTGCGCGCGTTGAAGGCCTATGGCGGCCCGCCGCCGGCGCTGGAGGCGCAGCGCGCCCGTCTGCGCGCGGTCGTCAACGGCCCGGCCGCCGACGAATGGACCGAGTTCTAG
- a CDS encoding 3-oxoacyl-ACP reductase, whose product MEIRDQIVLITGGARGVGAAAARAFAGQGARVAINWRSSRERAEALAAELGDRAFAVQADVTDRAGVDAMVAKVEAHFGGPVSTVVNNALDYSFNGDARAQMADIPWEDMERQFTTVIRGALNVIQATAPGMAAQTFGRVVNVGTNLFQNPVVPYHDYTAAKAALLSLTRTAAGDLGPSGITVNMISGGLLRTTDASAATPEAVFDLIASMTPLRSVTTPEEFADAALFFASPWSRAVTGQNLVVDGGLVRD is encoded by the coding sequence ATGGAAATCCGCGATCAGATCGTTCTCATCACCGGCGGCGCGCGCGGCGTGGGCGCGGCGGCGGCGCGGGCCTTTGCGGGCCAGGGCGCGCGGGTGGCGATCAACTGGCGCAGCAGCAGAGAACGCGCCGAGGCCCTGGCGGCGGAACTGGGCGATCGCGCCTTCGCCGTTCAGGCTGACGTGACGGACCGCGCAGGCGTCGACGCCATGGTCGCCAAGGTCGAGGCGCATTTCGGCGGACCGGTCAGCACCGTGGTCAACAATGCGCTGGACTACAGCTTCAACGGCGACGCCCGCGCCCAGATGGCGGACATTCCGTGGGAAGACATGGAGCGCCAGTTCACGACCGTGATCCGCGGCGCCCTGAACGTCATTCAGGCCACGGCGCCGGGCATGGCGGCTCAGACGTTCGGCCGTGTGGTCAACGTCGGCACCAACCTGTTCCAGAACCCGGTCGTGCCTTATCACGACTATACCGCCGCCAAGGCCGCCCTGCTCAGCCTGACGCGAACGGCGGCGGGCGATCTGGGGCCGTCGGGGATCACCGTCAACATGATCTCGGGCGGCCTGTTGCGGACGACCGACGCCAGCGCTGCGACGCCCGAGGCGGTGTTCGACCTGATCGCCAGCATGACGCCGCTGCGTTCGGTGACGACGCCGGAAGAGTTCGCCGATGCGGCCCTCTTCTTCGCCTCGCCGTGGAGCCGGGCGGTGACGGGGCAAAATCTGGTGGTCGACGGCGGGCTGGTGCGGGATTAA
- a CDS encoding glycosyltransferase family 9 protein gives MHGRFPILYIAEADAEEAVLSSGALAQLVEAIPQATFTVVGSPASAPLFADLPRLQRLITLDRDGRWDWIALWNQVRETNWGLVVDMRGSTLSGKLRRQRRAVKGKTVPGVHLVEQAARTLQLDEIPAPKLFIERDTQEAADALIPPGGGPILAIGPGADWIGKRWPADRYAKVAISLLGEGGPLAGGRLMIVGEEADRDAAQTIRSAVKRDRVIELQGRLTRLQTAAALSHADLYLGGDSLWTQLAVAAGVPAVAVFGPSDETLKRPWTGVAVRGPRSLQEFQELDPRLNQHIQHMMDLPYERVLKAAKKLLAERAS, from the coding sequence ATGCATGGTCGTTTTCCGATCCTCTATATCGCCGAGGCGGACGCCGAAGAGGCGGTCCTGTCGTCTGGAGCGCTGGCCCAGTTGGTCGAGGCGATCCCGCAGGCGACCTTCACCGTCGTCGGTTCTCCGGCCAGCGCGCCGCTGTTCGCCGACCTGCCGCGTCTTCAGCGGCTGATCACCCTGGACCGCGACGGGCGCTGGGACTGGATCGCTCTTTGGAACCAGGTGCGCGAGACGAACTGGGGGCTGGTGGTCGACATGCGCGGCTCGACCCTGTCGGGCAAGCTGCGGCGCCAGCGGCGCGCGGTGAAGGGCAAGACCGTGCCGGGCGTGCATCTGGTCGAACAGGCGGCGCGGACCCTGCAACTGGACGAGATTCCGGCGCCGAAACTGTTCATCGAGCGGGACACTCAGGAAGCCGCCGACGCCCTGATCCCGCCAGGGGGCGGCCCGATCCTGGCCATCGGGCCGGGCGCCGACTGGATCGGCAAGCGCTGGCCCGCCGATCGCTACGCCAAGGTCGCCATCTCCCTGCTGGGCGAGGGCGGGCCGCTGGCGGGCGGGCGGCTGATGATCGTGGGCGAGGAGGCGGACCGCGATGCCGCCCAGACCATCCGCTCGGCGGTCAAGCGCGACCGGGTGATCGAACTTCAAGGCCGGTTGACGCGCCTGCAGACGGCGGCGGCCCTGTCGCATGCGGACCTCTATCTGGGCGGGGACTCCCTGTGGACGCAACTGGCGGTGGCGGCGGGCGTCCCGGCTGTGGCGGTCTTCGGCCCTTCGGACGAGACGCTGAAACGTCCCTGGACCGGCGTCGCCGTGCGCGGCCCGCGCAGCCTGCAGGAGTTCCAGGAACTGGACCCGCGCCTGAACCAGCACATCCAGCACATGATGGACCTGCCCTATGAGCGGGTGCTGAAGGCGGCGAAGAAGCTGCTGGCTGAACGGGCCTCCTGA
- a CDS encoding EamA family transporter, with protein sequence MSSPALALRHPRLSAVLPYLALIGGMVSLSAGTSFAKTLYPMVGPAGTAGLRVGLSAIVLLAVFRPWRSAFTTGDLRALAVYGVVMGLMNLSFYMALNTIPLGVALAIEFMGPLSVALFNSRRLIHFVWIGLAVLGLVLLLPLDGNVSGLDPVGCAYAAAAAVFWAGYIVFGKRVSHLPSGSTVAIGMTFAAMTVVPFGVAGAGMSLLDPRILALGLVVALVSSALPYTLDMVALRHIPKRTFGVAVSGDPAIGALAGLFVLGEHLTSQQWLAIAAIIAASVGAVLTSPSDEQPLQDPAAPA encoded by the coding sequence ATGTCCTCCCCGGCCCTCGCCCTTCGCCATCCGCGCCTGTCAGCGGTCCTGCCCTATCTCGCCCTGATCGGCGGCATGGTGTCGCTTTCGGCCGGCACCTCCTTCGCCAAGACGCTTTATCCGATGGTGGGACCAGCCGGGACGGCGGGCCTGCGCGTGGGGCTGTCGGCCATCGTCCTGCTGGCGGTGTTTCGTCCCTGGCGCAGCGCCTTCACCACCGGCGACCTGCGCGCCCTGGCGGTCTACGGCGTGGTGATGGGGCTGATGAACCTCAGCTTCTACATGGCGCTGAACACCATTCCGCTGGGGGTGGCCCTGGCGATCGAGTTCATGGGACCGCTGTCGGTCGCCCTGTTCAACTCGCGACGGCTGATCCACTTCGTCTGGATCGGGCTGGCGGTGCTGGGTCTGGTCCTGCTGCTGCCGCTGGACGGCAACGTGTCGGGGCTTGATCCGGTCGGCTGCGCCTATGCGGCGGCGGCGGCGGTGTTCTGGGCGGGCTATATCGTCTTCGGCAAGCGGGTCAGCCATCTGCCCAGCGGCTCGACCGTCGCCATCGGCATGACCTTCGCCGCCATGACGGTGGTGCCGTTCGGCGTCGCCGGCGCGGGCATGAGCCTGCTGGATCCAAGGATTCTGGCGCTGGGTCTGGTCGTCGCCCTAGTGTCCAGCGCCCTGCCCTACACGCTGGACATGGTCGCCCTGCGCCATATTCCCAAGCGCACCTTCGGCGTGGCGGTCAGCGGCGATCCGGCCATCGGCGCCCTGGCGGGCCTGTTTGTCCTGGGCGAGCACCTCACCAGCCAGCAGTGGCTGGCCATCGCCGCCATCATCGCCGCCTCGGTCGGCGCCGTGCTGACCTCGCCGTCAGACGAACAGCCGTTGCAGGATCCGGCCGCCCCTGCCTGA
- a CDS encoding SDR family NAD(P)-dependent oxidoreductase yields MSGVILITGATSGIGRAAARRFAGAGWKVIATGRRQERLDALVAELGADQVHAAPFDMRDEAAIDAALDTLPEGFRDIDVLINNAGLALGTATAQEADLAQWRQMIDTNITGLVTLTHRLLPRLIARKGAILNISSVAATYPYKGGNAYGGTKAFVRQFSLGLRADLHGTGVRVTSIEPGMAETEFTLVRTGGDQAASDALYGGAAPMTGEDIAETLFWVATLPPHLNMNALELMPVSQSFAGFQVARD; encoded by the coding sequence ATGAGCGGCGTCATTCTGATCACCGGAGCCACCTCGGGCATCGGCCGGGCGGCGGCGCGCCGCTTCGCCGGCGCAGGCTGGAAGGTGATCGCCACTGGCCGCCGTCAGGAACGTCTGGACGCACTGGTCGCGGAGCTGGGCGCCGACCAGGTCCACGCCGCGCCCTTCGACATGCGGGACGAAGCCGCCATCGACGCGGCGCTGGACACCCTGCCTGAAGGCTTCCGCGATATCGACGTGCTGATCAACAACGCCGGTCTGGCGCTGGGCACGGCGACGGCGCAGGAGGCGGACCTGGCCCAGTGGCGCCAGATGATCGACACCAATATCACTGGTCTGGTGACGCTGACGCACCGCCTGCTGCCGCGCCTGATCGCGCGCAAGGGGGCGATCCTGAACATCAGCTCGGTGGCCGCGACCTACCCTTATAAGGGCGGCAACGCCTATGGCGGGACCAAGGCCTTCGTGCGCCAGTTCTCGCTAGGCCTGCGGGCGGACCTGCACGGGACGGGGGTGCGCGTCACCTCCATCGAGCCGGGCATGGCCGAGACGGAGTTCACCCTGGTCCGCACCGGCGGCGACCAGGCGGCGTCTGACGCTCTGTATGGCGGCGCGGCGCCGATGACCGGCGAGGACATCGCCGAGACCCTGTTCTGGGTCGCCACCTTGCCGCCGCACCTGAACATGAATGCGCTGGAGCTGATGCCGGTCAGCCAGTCCTTCGCGGGCTTTCAGGTCGCGCGCGATTAA
- a CDS encoding prephenate dehydrogenase, translated as MSGVRPQLGLIGFGAFGRLTAKHLSPWVDILAHDPAASDGEGLARLTTLEEAAACPAVVLAVPVGVLAETVAAIAPHLAPGAVILDVGSVKVKPAQVMLDGLPEGVQIVGTHPLFGPQSGKDGIAGLRIAVCPVRGDKAAWRVAAFCRKALGLKVFVVTPEAHDREAATVQGLTHLIAKVLLAMEPLPTRMTTTSFERVVQGVDMVRHDSEAVFRAIEHDNPYAAEVRRRFFDLAEQARSELDD; from the coding sequence GTGAGCGGCGTCCGTCCCCAGCTTGGTCTGATCGGCTTCGGCGCCTTCGGGCGGCTGACGGCGAAGCATCTGTCGCCGTGGGTCGATATTCTCGCGCACGACCCAGCGGCGAGCGACGGCGAGGGGCTGGCGCGGCTGACGACGCTGGAAGAGGCGGCGGCTTGCCCTGCGGTGGTGCTGGCCGTGCCGGTCGGAGTCCTGGCCGAGACGGTGGCGGCCATCGCGCCGCATCTGGCGCCGGGCGCCGTAATCCTCGACGTCGGCTCGGTGAAGGTGAAACCGGCGCAGGTCATGCTGGATGGCCTGCCCGAAGGCGTTCAGATCGTCGGAACCCACCCTCTGTTCGGCCCTCAGAGCGGCAAGGACGGCATCGCCGGTCTGCGCATCGCCGTCTGTCCGGTGCGCGGCGACAAGGCGGCGTGGCGCGTCGCCGCCTTCTGCAGGAAGGCGCTGGGTCTCAAGGTCTTCGTCGTTACGCCCGAGGCTCATGACCGCGAGGCGGCGACGGTGCAGGGCCTGACCCATCTGATCGCCAAGGTGTTGCTGGCGATGGAGCCTCTACCGACGCGCATGACCACGACCAGTTTCGAACGCGTCGTGCAGGGCGTCGACATGGTCCGTCACGACAGCGAAGCGGTGTTCCGCGCCATCGAACACGACAACCCTTACGCCGCAGAGGTGCGCCGCCGCTTCTTCGACCTGGCCGAACAGGCGCGGTCGGAATTGGATGACTAG
- a CDS encoding endo-1,4-beta-xylanase: protein MIDRRALLASTLALASCGAGEAPEAAPAGPVRPLKSVAPFPVGTVAMSGQLSDQDWFRLVSTHFSQLTPEWEMKMEYILQKDGSLRFDAPDRIAYFARDLDIRLFGHALIWYAQEHPWFTAIVDDRPRFIAEHDRYIAEVAGRWRSQIVGWDVVNEPVEDDGSGYRDCVWSRGLGGVDAYIIRAFEQARLAAPDATLFLNDYNLENTPKKGAAFLRLIERLLKAGAPIQGIGIQSHLDIEIPGGQIAAFMNEARQFGLPIHVSELDASLKRGGRMPDLRPRAQRREQQTARVAELAEAFMDLPPAQRFAFTVWGVRDSDSWLRRGKNDDGQDSPLLFDDAGRPNPMFDVLTKAFAH from the coding sequence GTGATCGACCGTCGCGCCCTTCTCGCCTCCACCCTCGCGCTCGCGTCGTGCGGCGCGGGCGAGGCGCCCGAAGCGGCGCCTGCCGGCCCCGTCCGCCCGCTGAAGTCCGTCGCCCCCTTCCCGGTCGGCACGGTCGCCATGTCCGGCCAACTGTCGGATCAGGACTGGTTCCGCCTCGTCTCCACCCACTTCTCCCAGCTCACGCCCGAGTGGGAGATGAAGATGGAGTACATCCTGCAAAAGGACGGCTCCCTGCGCTTCGACGCGCCGGACCGGATCGCCTATTTCGCCCGCGATCTGGACATCCGACTCTTCGGCCACGCCTTGATCTGGTACGCGCAGGAGCATCCGTGGTTCACGGCCATCGTCGATGACCGACCGCGCTTCATCGCCGAGCACGACCGCTATATCGCCGAGGTCGCCGGCCGCTGGCGCAGCCAGATCGTCGGCTGGGACGTGGTCAACGAGCCGGTCGAGGATGACGGTAGCGGCTATCGCGACTGCGTCTGGAGCCGGGGCCTGGGCGGCGTCGACGCCTATATAATCCGCGCCTTCGAACAGGCCCGCCTGGCGGCGCCCGACGCGACCCTGTTCCTGAACGACTACAACCTGGAGAACACGCCCAAGAAGGGCGCGGCCTTCCTGCGTCTGATTGAACGGCTGCTGAAGGCGGGCGCGCCGATCCAGGGCATCGGCATCCAGTCCCACCTCGACATCGAAATCCCCGGCGGCCAGATCGCCGCTTTCATGAACGAGGCCCGACAGTTCGGCCTGCCTATCCATGTCTCCGAACTGGACGCCTCGCTGAAGCGCGGCGGCCGGATGCCCGACCTGCGCCCCCGCGCCCAGCGCCGCGAGCAGCAGACCGCGCGCGTGGCCGAATTGGCCGAGGCCTTCATGGACCTGCCTCCGGCCCAGCGCTTCGCCTTCACCGTCTGGGGCGTCCGCGACAGCGACTCCTGGCTGCGCCGGGGCAAGAACGACGACGGCCAGGACAGCCCCCTGCTGTTCGACGACGCAGGCCGGCCCAATCCCATGTTCGACGTGCTGACCAAGGCGTTCGCGCATTAA